A portion of the Aquicoccus sp. G2-2 genome contains these proteins:
- a CDS encoding ATP-binding protein encodes MSGGKAKPTKALMRIAAALERISPAPLSAPDFASADAFLWHIDPDRLEPVPDVARVDLSLLVGVDRSRDTLLANTRQFAKGLPANNALLWGARGMGKSSLVKAVHAAVVADGLPLKIIELQREDLPSVGRLLNILRNALDARFLLFCDDLSFSHDDQHYKSLKAVLDGGIEGRPANVVFYATSNRRHLMPRDMIENERSSAINPSEAVEEKVSLSDRFGLWLGFHPCGQDEYLAMIQGYCSHFGITISEQALHAEAIEWQATRGARSGRVAWQYVTDLAGRKGVALS; translated from the coding sequence ACTTGAGCGTATTTCGCCTGCCCCGCTGTCCGCGCCTGATTTCGCCTCTGCCGATGCTTTTCTCTGGCATATTGACCCTGACCGGCTTGAACCTGTGCCTGATGTTGCTCGTGTTGATCTTTCATTGCTTGTCGGTGTTGATCGGTCTCGCGATACGCTGTTGGCCAACACCAGACAGTTTGCCAAAGGCTTGCCTGCGAACAACGCACTTCTCTGGGGCGCGCGTGGCATGGGTAAAAGCTCTTTGGTCAAGGCGGTTCATGCCGCAGTGGTGGCCGATGGCCTTCCATTGAAGATCATTGAGTTGCAGCGCGAAGACCTCCCTTCTGTTGGCCGTCTGCTTAACATTCTACGGAATGCTCTTGATGCGCGCTTTTTGCTGTTTTGTGATGACCTTTCGTTTTCTCATGACGATCAGCATTATAAATCGCTCAAGGCCGTGCTTGACGGTGGTATCGAAGGGCGGCCCGCCAATGTTGTGTTCTACGCAACATCAAACCGCCGCCACCTTATGCCACGCGACATGATTGAGAATGAGCGCAGTTCCGCGATCAATCCGTCCGAGGCGGTGGAAGAGAAAGTCTCCCTCTCTGACCGCTTCGGTCTCTGGCTTGGTTTTCACCCTTGTGGGCAGGATGAGTACCTTGCCATGATCCAAGGTTATTGCTCTCATTTCGGCATCACTATTTCCGAGCAAGCCCTCCACGCAGAAGCGATCGAATGGCAAGCCACCCGCGGTGCCCGCTCGGGCCGGGTTGCTTGGCAATACGTCACCGATCTGGCGGGCCGCAAAGGCGTGGCGCTGAGCTAG
- a CDS encoding LysM peptidoglycan-binding domain-containing M23 family metallopeptidase, with protein MQILPVSTRFLLLGSVVVLAACQPLDLDIRGALGGLDTAEAARQATAKRPQADDRGIISYPSYQVAVARRGDTVANVAARVNTDAAALAKYNGVQINDTLNNGEVLALPRRVTEPSPATGSITTGPIQPPGVNISSLASGAIDRAGEQHIETKELPSATGAPQKVKIAHGIEPKRHKVKRGETAYTIARLYNVSVRSLAEWNGLGSDFAIREGQYLLIPVPDSSAIAAEQKAAIDKTEEPGVGTPVAPPPSSTKPLPAEKTEPVAKSAAETAKPVADLGKNQTKASTGGRFSYPVQGKIIRAYSKGKNDGIDIAASAGSPVMAAEAGTVAAITADPDQVPIIVVKHASNLLTVYANVDGITVKKGDKVKRGQKLAKIRSGKSAYVHFEVRKGFDSVDPLPYLEKQ; from the coding sequence ATGCAAATTTTGCCAGTTTCCACCCGTTTTCTACTTCTTGGAAGCGTCGTTGTATTGGCGGCCTGTCAGCCGCTTGACCTTGACATACGTGGTGCGCTTGGTGGGCTCGACACGGCAGAAGCCGCGCGTCAGGCAACGGCCAAGCGCCCGCAGGCTGATGATCGTGGAATCATCTCCTACCCCAGTTATCAGGTGGCGGTGGCACGGCGTGGCGACACGGTGGCTAACGTCGCGGCTCGAGTTAACACGGATGCCGCTGCATTGGCCAAATATAACGGGGTGCAAATCAATGACACGCTGAACAACGGTGAAGTCTTAGCCCTGCCCCGCCGCGTGACCGAGCCATCGCCCGCCACCGGCTCAATAACCACGGGACCAATCCAGCCGCCGGGCGTAAATATCAGCTCGCTTGCCTCTGGCGCGATTGACCGGGCCGGTGAGCAACATATTGAAACGAAAGAACTTCCTTCCGCCACCGGAGCACCCCAGAAAGTCAAGATCGCGCATGGGATCGAGCCGAAACGGCATAAGGTCAAGCGGGGAGAGACGGCCTATACGATTGCGCGGCTCTACAATGTCTCGGTGCGCTCGCTCGCGGAGTGGAACGGGCTGGGCAGCGATTTCGCGATTCGCGAGGGCCAGTATCTTCTGATCCCGGTGCCGGACAGCAGCGCCATTGCGGCGGAGCAGAAAGCCGCAATCGACAAGACCGAGGAACCCGGCGTTGGCACGCCAGTGGCGCCGCCACCGAGTTCAACCAAACCGCTGCCTGCCGAAAAGACTGAGCCTGTGGCCAAGTCCGCCGCAGAAACAGCAAAGCCGGTTGCCGATCTGGGCAAAAATCAGACCAAGGCCAGCACTGGCGGGCGCTTTTCTTATCCGGTGCAGGGAAAAATTATCCGTGCATATTCAAAGGGTAAGAACGACGGAATAGACATTGCGGCCAGCGCCGGGTCGCCGGTGATGGCCGCAGAGGCCGGCACCGTGGCGGCGATCACAGCTGACCCGGATCAGGTGCCGATCATCGTCGTCAAACATGCTTCAAATCTGCTGACGGTCTATGCCAACGTCGATGGCATTACTGTTAAAAAAGGTGACAAGGTCAAACGTGGACAGAAGCTGGCAAAGATCCGCTCGGGCAAAAGTGCCTACGTGCATTTCGAGGTGCGCAAGGGCTTCGATAGCGTCGACCCCTTACCTTATCTTGAAAAACAATAA
- a CDS encoding protein-L-isoaspartate(D-aspartate) O-methyltransferase yields MNSPEEIAERKMQFLFALRSKGVTDTKVLDAMERVDRGNFVRGLFAERAYEDMPLPIACGQTISQPSVVGLMTQALQVNPRDKVLEIGTGSGYQAAILSQLARRVYSLDRHRRLVREANEVFRTLDLTNITAMISDGSFGLPEQAPFDRIIVTAAAEDPPGPLLAQLKVGGIMVVPVGQSDTVQSLIKVTHGEHGFDYQELRPVRFVPLLEGLGKES; encoded by the coding sequence ATGAACAGCCCCGAAGAGATCGCCGAGCGCAAAATGCAATTTCTCTTCGCACTTCGTTCCAAAGGGGTCACTGATACGAAAGTTCTTGACGCGATGGAAAGGGTTGACCGTGGAAATTTTGTCCGCGGTCTCTTTGCCGAGCGCGCCTATGAGGACATGCCGCTTCCTATCGCCTGTGGCCAAACTATCTCTCAACCTTCCGTCGTCGGTTTAATGACCCAAGCCTTACAGGTTAACCCACGCGACAAAGTACTCGAAATTGGCACCGGCTCTGGCTATCAGGCGGCAATATTGAGCCAGCTTGCAAGGCGGGTCTACTCATTAGACCGCCATAGACGGCTGGTGCGCGAAGCGAACGAGGTTTTTCGCACCCTCGATCTCACCAATATCACAGCAATGATCTCCGATGGCAGCTTTGGCTTGCCTGAACAGGCACCGTTTGACCGCATCATCGTGACTGCAGCGGCAGAGGATCCACCAGGCCCGCTCTTGGCGCAATTGAAAGTCGGCGGTATTATGGTGGTGCCCGTGGGGCAGTCGGACACGGTGCAAAGTCTTATCAAGGTCACGCACGGTGAGCACGGTTTTGATTACCAAGAACTTCGGCCAGTGCGGTTCGTCCCTTTGCTCGAAGGGCTGGGCAAAGAGAGTTGA
- the surE gene encoding 5'/3'-nucleotidase SurE — MRILITNDDGINAPGLTVAHEIATELAGPTGEVWTVAPAFEQSGVGHCISYTRPMMVSKMGERRWATEGSPADCVMVGLHDVMETRPDLIISGVNRGNNSAENALYSGTLGGAMEAALQGITAFALSQYLGPKNFHSDDPFEAARAYGADVIRKVLSAAPTENADYRLFYNINFPPVPAAEVLGTRAGPQGFRRHTNFSVEPHQSPSGRKFLWVRGGEQHKPTEPGTDAALNLEGYISVTPMRADLTAHDVLPDLEKIG, encoded by the coding sequence ATGCGTATTCTGATTACTAATGACGATGGAATTAACGCGCCGGGCCTCACCGTGGCACACGAAATCGCAACAGAACTTGCCGGACCAACAGGCGAGGTCTGGACCGTGGCACCGGCATTCGAGCAATCCGGGGTTGGGCATTGCATCAGCTATACTCGCCCGATGATGGTTTCGAAAATGGGTGAGCGTCGCTGGGCCACCGAAGGCAGTCCTGCCGATTGTGTTATGGTTGGCCTACATGATGTGATGGAAACACGCCCCGATCTGATAATCTCCGGCGTCAATCGCGGCAACAACTCCGCAGAAAATGCGCTATATTCAGGCACACTAGGCGGAGCTATGGAAGCGGCACTCCAAGGCATCACCGCCTTCGCGCTCTCACAATACCTTGGACCGAAGAATTTCCATTCCGATGATCCTTTTGAGGCCGCACGCGCATACGGCGCAGACGTCATACGCAAGGTTCTCTCTGCCGCACCAACGGAAAACGCCGACTACCGGTTATTCTACAACATCAATTTCCCTCCAGTTCCAGCGGCAGAAGTTTTGGGCACTCGCGCCGGGCCACAAGGCTTCCGCCGGCACACGAATTTCAGTGTAGAGCCGCACCAATCTCCATCCGGGCGAAAATTTCTCTGGGTGCGTGGCGGCGAACAGCACAAACCGACCGAACCGGGCACTGATGCGGCGCTCAATCTGGAGGGTTACATCTCCGTCACGCCAATGCGCGCCGACCTTACGGCACATGATGTTTTGCCCGATCTGGAGAAAATCGGATGA
- a CDS encoding SDR family oxidoreductase, whose product MEKKIALITGASRGLGMGLAEALCSTHHIIAVARTTGALEELDDRIQAKGGSATLAPMDIANRNAMAQLCRSIYDRWGSVDLWAHTAIHAAPLAPTDHIDAKDWEKSISTNVTATGTLIAFIAPLLGREGTAVFFDDPRGGDKFFGSYGATKAAQIALAGSWAAETVNTGPKVHILKPRAVVGTNRARFFPGEDRATLIPPREEALRLLKQIAQ is encoded by the coding sequence ATGGAAAAGAAGATCGCACTCATCACAGGCGCATCTCGCGGGCTCGGCATGGGCCTTGCCGAGGCACTATGCAGCACCCATCACATTATTGCCGTAGCTCGTACCACCGGAGCACTGGAAGAATTGGATGACCGAATCCAAGCCAAGGGCGGCAGCGCCACTTTGGCACCGATGGACATAGCCAACCGCAATGCAATGGCCCAGCTCTGCCGCTCAATCTATGACCGCTGGGGCAGCGTTGATCTGTGGGCGCATACCGCAATCCATGCAGCCCCCTTGGCACCCACCGATCATATCGACGCGAAGGATTGGGAGAAATCCATCTCCACCAATGTTACCGCGACGGGCACATTGATCGCCTTTATTGCGCCGCTTCTCGGGCGGGAAGGCACCGCAGTTTTCTTCGACGACCCGCGCGGCGGTGACAAGTTTTTTGGCTCCTACGGCGCCACAAAAGCGGCACAGATCGCACTGGCAGGCAGCTGGGCCGCCGAAACGGTTAACACAGGCCCAAAAGTGCATATCCTGAAACCGCGTGCGGTTGTCGGCACCAACCGTGCCCGATTCTTTCCCGGCGAAGACCGCGCAACGTTGATCCCACCCCGAGAAGAAGCTCTGCGCCTCTTGAAGCAGATTGCTCAGTAA
- the purF gene encoding amidophosphoribosyltransferase → MDSELPPVPLQIPPAHPFDFDAYLPSGDDGDKLKEECGVFGVVGVTDAANFVALGLHALQHRGQEAGGIVSHDPEQGFNSARRFGYVRDNFTKQSLMETLPGPLAIGHVRYSTAGSKGPTQIRDVQPFFGEFSMGGAAIAHNGNITNANSLRRELIERGSIFQSSSDSECIIHLMARSLQRNIPERMEDALRRVEGAFSIVAMTRTQLIGVRDPLGVRPLVIGRIGEAYVLSSETCALDIIGAEFVREVAPGEMVVIENDEIESRSPFRKRASRFCIFEHVYFSRPDSIIGGRSVYETRRQIGVELAREAPVDADLVCPVPDSGTPAAIGFAHESGIPYGMGIIRNQYMGRTFIEPTEQIRNMGVRLKLNVNRALIRGKRVILVDDSVVRGTTSRKIKEMIIDAGAKEVHFRIASPPTAWPCFYGVDTPQREKLLAATMSEDEMRDHLAVDSLKFISLDGLYRAVGEPSGRDAKCPQYCDACFSGEYPVEPSDMIEKGFELKAAE, encoded by the coding sequence ATGGATTCGGAGCTGCCTCCCGTGCCCTTGCAAATACCCCCTGCACACCCTTTCGATTTTGATGCGTATCTTCCTTCCGGGGACGATGGTGACAAACTGAAAGAAGAATGCGGCGTTTTTGGTGTGGTTGGTGTAACCGATGCCGCAAATTTCGTTGCCCTTGGGCTTCACGCGCTTCAGCATCGTGGGCAGGAAGCTGGCGGGATCGTCAGCCATGACCCCGAACAAGGTTTCAATTCCGCGCGCCGCTTTGGCTATGTGCGTGACAACTTCACCAAGCAAAGCCTGATGGAGACCCTGCCCGGCCCGCTCGCCATCGGCCATGTGCGTTACTCCACCGCGGGGTCCAAAGGCCCGACACAGATCCGCGATGTGCAACCTTTCTTCGGTGAATTTTCAATGGGCGGTGCAGCGATCGCTCATAACGGAAACATCACCAATGCCAACAGCCTGCGGCGCGAGCTGATCGAGCGCGGCTCAATCTTTCAAAGCTCATCCGACAGTGAATGCATCATTCATCTGATGGCGCGCTCGCTTCAGCGCAATATTCCCGAACGCATGGAAGATGCGCTGCGCCGGGTCGAAGGTGCTTTCTCCATAGTTGCCATGACCCGCACACAGCTTATCGGCGTGCGTGACCCACTGGGTGTGCGCCCGCTTGTGATCGGTCGCATCGGAGAGGCATATGTGCTCAGTTCGGAAACCTGCGCCCTTGATATAATCGGTGCTGAATTCGTTCGCGAAGTCGCACCCGGCGAGATGGTGGTGATCGAAAATGACGAGATCGAAAGCCGCTCCCCCTTCCGCAAGCGAGCATCCCGTTTCTGTATTTTCGAACATGTCTATTTTTCCCGCCCCGATTCAATCATCGGCGGCAGATCGGTGTACGAGACGCGGCGGCAAATCGGCGTGGAACTGGCCCGCGAAGCGCCGGTCGATGCTGATCTCGTCTGCCCTGTGCCCGATAGCGGCACCCCCGCTGCGATTGGCTTCGCCCACGAGTCGGGAATTCCCTACGGTATGGGGATCATCCGCAATCAGTATATGGGGCGAACTTTCATCGAGCCTACTGAGCAAATTCGCAACATGGGTGTGCGCCTTAAACTCAACGTCAACCGCGCGCTGATCCGTGGAAAACGCGTGATTTTGGTGGATGACAGCGTGGTGCGTGGCACGACATCACGCAAAATCAAGGAAATGATCATCGACGCCGGTGCCAAGGAAGTGCATTTTCGCATCGCTTCACCGCCAACGGCGTGGCCGTGTTTTTATGGTGTAGATACACCTCAGCGTGAAAAGCTTCTGGCGGCAACAATGAGTGAAGATGAAATGCGCGATCATCTTGCCGTCGATAGCCTGAAGTTTATTTCACTCGACGGGCTTTATCGCGCGGTTGGCGAACCTTCAGGTCGGGATGCAAAATGCCCACAATATTGTGATGCCTGCTTCTCCGGTGAATACCCGGTAGAGCCATCCGATATGATCGAAAAAGGGTTCGAACTGAAAGCAGCCGAGTAG